The Canis lupus familiaris isolate Mischka breed German Shepherd chromosome 14, alternate assembly UU_Cfam_GSD_1.0, whole genome shotgun sequence DNA window GAGCTGCTCCCCTATTTGATGCCACTACCTCTCTCAACTTCTCCAGAGGTAAGTAGTGATCTCTGATCTCTGTTGCATAGACATGATGTCTGTGCCCTTTGCTGTTCTCCATCTTTTGGTGAAGATGGGAACAACTCAACTAAATTTACTCCAGGGCAGTACTCTAAAATCTTGAGAGGGCAAATGTATTACAAGACTAATTCTTAGGATTTTTTGAGGGTATGTTCATAGGTACAAATGCTTTTTGAATGACCTTTTCACAAAATCAGTGCACTGATGGAGAAAGCTGTCAGAGATTTTCTCTGAGAGAGTTCAATTGTGCAGAATCTAACTAAAACTGAATTCTTGAAGGTAAGCGTGTATTTAGGAGGCTGGCTAGAGTcaaggaggtggggggtggggaattcTTCAGTTAGTTACCTAATTTTTTGGGACACctttttacatattcttttacaGTCACACAAATTCTGTTTTGATACTTCTGTTGAATTAGCTCATGTCTACTTTTAGTCACTGAGTGAGCGAATAGTGAAGTGAGATGAGAACTTTTTCTGGTCTTCACTAATTCTGTTGAGTTTGTCTTGTCTCTTCTTTGAGTACTTCATGTGTCCAAAATAATAGCTTTTCTCTGAAGGacaaagttggggggggggggaataacaGTTTGAACACCCccaaaaggatttatttattttaaaaaagcatgactTCCTATGGTAGTATGCAGTATTATTTTCATGCATGTACAGttgaaacaagatttttaaaaaatagctgttGTAACAATAACCATAATCTAATTAGCATGTCCATCACTGTTCCTACATTTTCCAAAGTCTTCTAGGATCTCTTCTGGTTCCAAGTCTCAGGGCTGGACACAGAAAAAACtttgcagacttttttttctctacaattCAGTCTTTAGCAACTTCAGAGCTTTCTTCATGTTGTCGAGCACTAATGGGAAAAAGGTTGCCACAGTTAACAAAGATGTCACCAGAAATTATACTGATAGCTTTAGTAACCCCTAAACGTAGATATTTATTCGTTGTTGAATGGGGTGCTGTTTCATGATAGGGTGAACAATTGGTAaatttgttataaatttttttctaaaagtaggTGAATTAGCTTTTATTACACAAGCCAATTGTCTTCCAATATTTATTACATGTCTTTTCTACAAAGCACTGTAATATCACCTGTGCAGGATACCTGCCTTTAAGGAATTCAAAGTCTTATTAAGAAATATATCTTGAGAATGGCCAGTATGTGAAATGTGCTTCCTTGGTCCTCCCTGCACCCTCTGGAGGCATCGCTAATGGACTAGGATAATCTTGGCTACTGCCCAGATGCAGCCTCAAGTCTTCCCCGGCATAATGTTCTAGGTCAGTGCCGCTCAATAGATATATTTgtgataatgaaaaatatttagtgCCTGTGCATTGAGTCCTTAAACTGGTTACTATGcctaaggaactgaattttaaattttaattaatgtaatattAAAGAGTTATGTGTAGCTCATGGCTTCCATGTTGGGCAGTACAGTGCTAGGCAGCCTCTAGTCATTGTGCAGAATTGGTTCTTAGGACAAAACCCAATTTTCTTCCCAGAAGGACTAATTAGATGCCACAACTAGGTACAGTCTCCCATTGAGGTGCTTTGTCCTGagtctttcaacattttttttctttccattttatggCAACTCCAGGGAAAGTGAGTATCTTACCAACTATTGGGAAAAATCTTTACTTCTGATCTTTAAAATTGAACCTAAACTCAACATCAACAAACTGGACTACAttatttcactttcattattCGGAGAAAGTGTTTAAGGCATGCAGATTCCTGTTATAATAGTACAGTTACTCTTGTACTTGATTCTATGGTAGAAGGAGTTTGTGTGATCGGGTGCCTAAGGAAAAGCAGGAAATAGGATCATAGAATCCTCCTAGAGGAAAAGATACCCAATCTAAAGAATCTTTCactgagatttaaataaatgagacCAAGGTGAATATGATTTGCCAGAGAGCACAAGGCTAGTTAAGGCCAAACATCCTGTGTGTCTGAGCAGAgctttctccttcctcatcaTGGACTCCACTCCTAGCACAACAGCAAAGAACCATGTCAAGGAGAGGACACTTACGTAGAGCTATATCTGAAGGTTCATAAGCGTAGAGACGATTTGAGTATCTTCCAGTGATGTCAGCTCTAACTGTCAGGGATGGGtctacaaagaaaaaacaaacaggaatggAGTTTCTGTTCCCGAGTAAGCTCTGTTGCATGAGGAAGCCCAGGTACTTATCCACGGCCAATGTAAAGAACACAGCGTGTGATCTGCCTTGTGGAGCTCTAGTCTATCTACTCTGCAACCCGGCCTGGCTGCCAGTACCCAAAGCAAGGCCTGGAGCACTTGACAGCTGTGCAATGCTATTTGTGGGAAAGGTTATGAACCCTGCTGTCTATCTATAGCAACCTGAAAACAGAATTATCCATACTGGCAGGGAGGTGTTGGGTACCTTGGTGAAAACACTGGCTTTCTCTGCTAAAGAATTAATTTAAACTTTTGAAATGATTATGTCGTAATTGCAGCATGTTACCAAGAACAACCTAGATAATTAGAAACCCACATCCAATGCTAGTTTTCAAAACCAAGGGTGGTTTTTAATGAATAGAAGAATGCAAACCCTTAAGAACCTCAAAGGTCAAACAAGCCTGTAGGGCCCCTCTCTTTTCATTATATTGTTATCTAGctgcatttaaaaaagatttaggaGTCTTTCCCTTTGTAAACATATGTCCCTAGAGGTTTAAATCCTTTTTTCcaggttttatatttaatttgaagCTATCAACTAATGAGAAAAGAAGGCATTTTAAACATAAGGTGTATCAAAAAGGGAGGTACTAGGATCTACACAGGTCTAGAAACCTTGGCTCGTGAGAGAGGATTGAAGGGGCCTAAGGTGCATGTCCTGAAAACTAGATGTAGGCACGGGAGAACCAGCTGCTTGTATGCAAATTCTGCCACTGGTACTTAAGTGGACAATCTGTCATTTCAGAATGTTGGAATGGGCCCAATTGACATTAATTACAAAAAGCAGACAGTTATTTGTTCAACAAAGACTTAAAACCTATTATACTTCTGCTACGTGCAGAGGATATAAACACGGGGTCTAGTCTTTGTAATAAATTAACATAAGAAAAGCTTTTTAACTGCCCAATCTTTGGCTCACAACACCACAGGCAGCACAGTGGAACTACCTAGAAAGCTTTAAGAAAGACATCCAGCCTCCCACCCTGCAAGATTTGAATATAATTGGTTTTAGGTGTGGCCTGGgctgcttgatttttaaaatcttctgggTGATTCTAACATGTAGCCAGTGTCTACATTCCTGAGCTGAGTTGGTTCTTTTGGAAGGAATTGAATGTGGGTTAAAATGCCCTGAGACAGGAATAATGCTATGAAAAGAACTGCACACAGTGTAACTGGATGACCTATAAAGTCCCAATTTAAGTGTTCTAGATTTTCTAAATCCTAACAAAACTGAATCTATAAAATTAGCTCGAGGTCAGCCTTCCTCATTTTTATCCTTCActtgtttctttcctctgttaTGTGCATTTAGTGTGAACTTGGATGGATTGTATAGGTGAACCAGTTGATGAGTGTGAGCTCCACCATGTGATAGATTTATTTCTACATTGTCCTTGAATCACTATAACTTGGCTCAAAGCCAATCTCAATTCATGTGTCTAatcatttaacaagtatttattgccAGCCTACCATAGGGTCATGATGAAACTATGATGGTCAGAAGAAATAGACACAGGCCCAGCCACAAAGAGCTGTAGTCCTATGGGGAAAATAGATACTGAACAATCACctgataaatacaaaattataactGAGGAGAGAGTGCCTACTGAGAGGAGCATGGTGCCACAAGAGCACATAGTGCGGATTGTGTCCAGTCAGTGAATGACAGTGATGACTGGGGAGTTAATTAGGCAATGGCAAGGTGTATGAGGTAAGCAGGAAAAGCTTGCcagtagagggaacagcatatgaAAAGTACCAGTGGCTGGAAGGAGCATGGCTCTTCTGATTTCTTCCAGCCATATTCCTAAtgtgcccccccaaaaaaattatcaaaaaatgtcagaaaaaaatccaacatacAAGTTGAAAGTTTGCctgatgaaaaatatgaatttacagACCTGATGATGTATTCAGGAAAATGAGTAATACATTTAAACAGTTAGTAGAGTGCTTTCTTCTCAGATGTATTTGTGACAGGGCACGGTACATTTACGTTAGCAGATGAGAAACAAACGTGGAAATAGGTATACGTTTGAATTTTCTAATGATGAAATGTTGAGAAATGTAAAGGAATGTTAGACCCCTGGCTAAGGTGTGACAATGGCCATGGCCAAAATGGagtggcaggagagagagggggcgCAGCACTTGGGCAATTATCACTGTGCTTGATCTCATTGCCATCTTTACTTACCTACGAATATGATCCTGGGGACATACTGGCCATCAGGAGAAAGGTGTTTGTCAGTTGTTTcatactaaaattaaaagaaaagacagctTTTAGTTTGTCTATTCTTTAGTTATTTTCAAACTCATTAATACAGAAATGTGGCCATTACTGGGATGGGCTTCTTGAGATGCTGTAAGGCACATCTCTTCCACCGGGAGTTTATGACCCAGATGGGGAGGCAAGCTATACACATGAAGTTGCTCTAAAGCTAGAGCAAACTAATGCAGAACTTGAGGTAGAGAGCGAGTGAATGAATATGATGAAGAGCAAAAAAAGTTCAAGAAGGGAGACTATAGAGCGAGTTACAGCATTTGGGAAGTTACATCTTGGATGAGATAGGAGGAAATAGAACAATGAAAACCAGTCATTTTCAGAGAAATTACAGAAACAAACAGGCTTATCTTATGGCACTTATCTTTAAGGAATGCATGTCACTTGAGAGATACAGTAGGAAAATGAATATTGAGGATCCAGTTGGTGCGGTGTTATGAAGGAAGACCAGTAGGTGCAGCGGGCAGGTTAGATGACCAGAGCAGGGCATCTAACCTTGTATGCAAATTTCACTAAGACTCTCTGAAGTGGGTAAGgaggaatcttaaaaaatgaataggagTCAGATATGTGAAAAATTAGGTTACTCCAGGCAGTGGTAGAGATGGCACAAAGGTAAAGGAAAGGCATAGCACTTTCTGGTATGACCATGAGTTTGGGAAGGATTGAAATATAGGGGATGTATGATgcagtggagaaagaaaatgctggAGAGCTGCTTCCAGGGCCGGCTCATGAGAGGTCTTGCACACCATGCCAGTGTTTGCTCGTGTTCAGAAATAGATCAAAACCACTGGAGGGATTTAGAAGTACCATAATCCCAGTTTGGTTTTTAGAATCATTACTCTGAAGGCTATGTGGGATTAGCTGGGATTTATTTTGTAGGCAGCGAGCCATTTAGTAATATTGTAGTAAATCAGGCAAAGAGAAATTCTTACACTAAATAGTGGGCCTCACTTTATATGGAAGTGACCGATAGCAAGAATATTGAGACATTAGAACCACATCGTTTTTTGACTACTGGAggcctggaggagaacacagtcTTGAATGAAACTTTCAGTGAAACACGTAATAAAATTGAGCTATTTGCAAATCTTGCACCAAGCTGATAAATTCATTGTTGGACATGTTGAGATTAAGCTAATAATGCAATATCTGGACCACAGTGGCACACACAAGTGGGAAATTGTTGCCTGTTTGAGTTAGATGTGGGAATTAACCATGCATGGGCATTGATTAAAGGCAGCTGTGGATGAAATTGTtcatagagaatataaaatattaaaaagaatataaaatattaaggagTCAAGTAGAGATTCACCAAGTCACTAATATTAAAaggtaggaagaggaagagaagcctATGGAAAGAGATACTGATGTGAATGCTCTTTGAAGAAGTCAACCTTTGTCAACTTGtgaagaggtagagaaagagagaaagagggtggtgaaggggaaggaagggaaggagggagaagacatAGGGTTAGGTCATCTTGTGAGTTGTTTACTGTTTGCTTGTTTCCTTTTGGAAGGAAAGTGGAACCTGTTTGTATCTGAGTAGAAAGAACATGCAGGCAGAAATGTCAGCCATCAGGAAGGGTGTTGATGATGAGGTAAGGTGGGAATGCATGAGGCTAAAGCCCACGTGCAGTGATGTGCTTTAGACAGCCGGGAAACTGTCACTCCCAGGGAGAGAGGGGACAAGGCCTAAGAAGGGGTGTAGAACATCAATACTGTAGGGGAAGGGGCCTGGGAAGAGATTTGTAAAGATAAAAACCTTCCCATTAGTATAGCAACAGAGAAAGCCCTGACCACAGGAGCCTATTTTTCAGATAGCCTAAAATGATTAATTACTAAATAAAAGCATAGCTGTGCAAAATAgattatgaataaaatatcttttttttttctttgtaatctgTGAGATGTGATCCTTGGGATAGACCCCAGTCAGTGCAGTGGGACTAATATGCACAGGAAAAATGAATCATCCATTTCAAATAATGAGCCATGGAGAAAGGTCAGTGATGATGAAAAGTGAACTTACGACTAGATTGAGGAGGACAAACTGCTCTGCCAATTTctggatttctttattttcagcaaACACTTTCTTTAAAgctagaaaatacaaaagaatcatGAAGTATCCATCTCATTGCTGGTTGAAACCATTGTTGTCTGTTATATTTTATGCTGAactgtatatttaatatactaaCTTTGCCTTTTGAGGAAACAATTAGTGAAGTAGTATCTAGGCCAGTGACTACCTTTGCTGCTtgccattcactcattcattcatccacccattTTTTTCCAACCCATATTTATTGAGAGATTCCTATGTGGTGCACCCTGTTCTATGCACTTGGTAATATagcagtgaaaaaacaaaaagaaaggtaatGTGTTGTCTTCCTAGAGCTCAAATGCTTATGTGTGACAAAGACCATaaacaagtaaatacataatCTAATAACTTCAGATGGAGATatgtactttgaaaaaaaatgaagaaaggcaaGAGGTTTAGGAGCCATAGAATGGTCAGGGTAGACCTATCAGAGAAGGTAACgttaaaggagaaaagagggatccctgggtggcgcagcggtttggcgcctgcctttggcccagggcgcgatcctggagaccagggatcgaatcccacatcgggctccctgtgcatggagcctgcttctccctctgcctgtgtctctgcgcctctctctctctctgtgactatcataaataaataaaaattaaaaaaaaaaattaaaggagaaaagaatccGTTCTAAGATTTATGGGGTATGCCATACTAGATGAAAGAGGCAGCAAGAGCAATAGCCCTGAGGCAGAATGCATTTAGGTCCTGGAAGAAAAGCACAAAGGCCAGGCTAGATGGAGTGGAGAAAAACCAAAGGAAGAATGGTAAGAAAGCAAAGATAGCCAGGGGCTGGATTATGTCCAGCCTTGTAGACCATGATCcagaatttagatttaatttactttttttttctctctcttttttaagatttttatttatttattcctcatgagacacagagaaagagagagaggcagagacacaggcagagggagaagcaggctccatgctgggagcctgctgtgggactcaatcccgggtcttcaggatcaggccctgggctgaagccggtgctaaactgctgagccactgggctgccctagatttaATTTACTTGTGATAAGAAGCCACATGAGTGGCTTGAGCACATGAGTGAAAGGATCTGATTTATGTTTAACAGCCTCCTTCTGACTTTGGATGGAGAACTCACTGAAGGTGACCAGTTAGGTGGCTTCACAGTATCCTAGACAAGATGTGACTGTGGTTTGGATCAGGGCAGTAGAAATGACAATAGGAAGTGGTTGGATTTGGGCGAGACCTACATAATATATGGAGCCCAGGAAAAACAGAATTATGGAGCCTCTTCTTCAAAAATGATTATGTATTTTAAGACAGCACCAACCAGAGACTTAAATCTAGCAGAGGAACCTTCCAGGCACTGGGCCTTGGATGCCTGCACAGCTTGCAAGTCCATGAAGCTGGGGCTGGCTTTGGATATATTTGGAAGGTAAAGCAGTAGTATTTGCTGATGGAGTAGACATGGGATATAAGAGAAAGCAAGAAGTCAAGAATGAATcttaaagtttgtttttgtttttttaaatgtgcaccAGCAGTTAACACAAAGTATGGAAATATTTGaagttaaattatgtttttactatatattctgttttatttttagatattctgttttatttaactgtgccaggcactcaggctaaaaagagagagacccgAATCTTGGCCCTATAGCTACAAGCCTATAAGGAAAAgtatagttaaaaaaatagattacctTGACTGTGTGGGCATTCATCCAGGTGATGGATAATCATTAAGGGTTTGTTGCTGtaagagacaaaagagaaattgGGTAATTTTAATGAGTAAGATTTCGTGTATAGCTACTTATCACTAGATGGTGCTCTTGTGAGCTGTGAGAGAACTCTGTAGCCCTTGTCTTTACCTTGTCTTGGATTTGTATAAAGCTTCTTCATAGGTCTGAGTCCAGATGAGCTGATCACCCCAACCTAGGACAAAATGAACCAGTATATTTAAAGCTATTACAATTTCAGGCTAAAGCTGTTGAAAAGCAGTTGTAAAGACTGGGATAAATATATACTGGATACTAATTGAATGCAAAACCCTCTAGAGAAAGTAGAAGCAATTATAAACTTTGATAAATTTAgaagaaacacattaaaaaatatttttggcacACAAGTCTCAGCGTCTCAATGAGGCAGTGTTGGAAGCCAACTGGAGGCT harbors:
- the AGR2 gene encoding anterior gradient protein 2 homolog, whose translation is MEKISVSAFLLLVALSYTLAKDITVKSGAKKDTKDSAPKLPQTLSRGWGDQLIWTQTYEEALYKSKTSNKPLMIIHHLDECPHSQALKKVFAENKEIQKLAEQFVLLNLVYETTDKHLSPDGQYVPRIIFVDPSLTVRADITGRYSNRLYAYEPSDIALLLDNMKKALKLLKTEL